From a single Canis aureus isolate CA01 chromosome 5, VMU_Caureus_v.1.0, whole genome shotgun sequence genomic region:
- the IL22RA1 gene encoding interleukin-22 receptor subunit alpha-1 isoform X2: protein MTDRFSSMQQTTIKPPDVTCIPKVRSIQMIVHPTSTPIHAEDGHRLTLEDIFQDLFYRLELQVNHTYQMHLGGKQRDYEFIGLSPDTEFLGTITISVPNFFKESAPYVCRVKTLPDRTWTYSFSGAFLFSMGFLVAGLCYLSYRYVTKLPRPPNSLNVQRVLTFQPLRFIQEHVLIPVLDLSSSGSLAQPVQYSQVKVSGPRERPGASPLHSLSEMAYLGQPDISILRPSRVPPRQTLSPLSYASQAASEVRPPSYAPQVTHETKLPFYTEQAMSEVQPASYTPQTTPDSWPSSYGTCVEGFGKDSPPVTLSRSKHLRTKGQLQKEAQAGNYIPDGLSLQGVTSLDREAPQEANFFHQHLGVHTDRVPDPSVRHKGTPSYLKGQLPLLSSVQLEGCPISLPLHTPSLPCSPIDQEPSPWGLLESLVCPKDEGLMSEMEAQSPASQTSDLEQPTELDSLFRGLALTVQWEA, encoded by the exons CTACCATCAAACCACCCGATGTGACCTGTATTCCCAAGGTGAGATCCATCCAGATGATTGTCCATCCCACCTCCACACCTATCCACGCAGAGGATGGCCACCGGCTAACCCTGGAGGACATCTTCCAGGACCTATTCTACCGCTTAGAGCTCCAGGTCAACCACACCTACCAAATG CACCttggagggaagcagagagactACGAGTTCATTGGCCTGAGCCCTGACACAGAGTTCCTTGGGACCATCACCATTTCTGTTCCAAACTTTTTCAAAGAGAGCGCCCCCTACGTGTGCCGAGTGAAGACACTGCCAG ATCGGACATGGACATACTCCTTCTCTGGCGCCTTCCTGTTCTCCATGGGCTTCCTCGTCGCGGGGCTCTGCTACCTAAGCTACAGATATGTCACCAAGTTGCCTCGGCCTCCCAACTCCCTG AACGTCCAGCGAGTACTGACCTTCCAGCCTCTGCGGTTCATTCAGGAGCACGTACTGATCCCTGTCTTGGACCTGAGCAGCTCCGGCAGTCTGGCCCAGCCTGTCCAGTATTCCCAAGTCAAGGTCTCCGGGCCCAGGGAGCGCCCAGGAGCCTCCCCACTGCACAGCCTGTCTGAGATGGCCTATCTCGGGCAGCCAGACATCTCCATCCTCCGGCCCTCTAGAGTGCCGCCTCGCCAGACGCTCTCCCCACTGTCCTATGCATCCCAGGCTGCCTCTGAGGTCAGGCCCCCCTCCTATGCACCTCAAGTAACCCACGAAACTAAGCTTCCATTCTACACTGAGCAAGCCATGTCTGAGGTCCAGCCTGCTTCCTACACCCCTCAGACCACTCCAGACAGCTGGCCTTCTTCCTATGGGACGTGCGTGGAAGGCTTTGGCAAAGACTCCCCACCTGTGACTCTTTCTAGGTCCAAACACCTCAGGACTAAAGGTCAGCTCCAGAAAGAGGCACAAGCTGGGAACTATATCCCAGATGGCCTTTCTCTGCAAGGGGTGACCTCCTTGGATAGGGAGGCCCCCCAAGAAGCAAATTTCTTCCACCAGCATCTGGGAGTTCACACGGACAGAGTACCTGACCCCAGTGTGCGACACAAAGGGACACCATCGTACCTAAAGGGCcagcttcccctcctctcctctgtccaGCTCGAGGGCTGCCCGATATCCCTCCCTTTACACACTCCTTCCCTCCCATGTTCCCCCATAGACCAGGAACCAAGTCCCTGGGGCCTGCTGGAGTCTCTCGTGTGTCCCAAGGATGAGGGTCTCATGTCTGAGATGGAGGCCCAGAGCCCAGCCTCTCAGACCTCAGACCTGGAGCAGCCCACAGAACTGGACTCTCTCTTCAGAGGCCTGGCCCTGACGGTGCAGTGGGAGGCctga